CTCCTCGACCTCGACCGTGGGAggtcacattttaaaaatgaaaaaactaaacattatcaaaagtattcaatttaataaataacatttttcttttaaacttgcATATATATAACTTAACAAATACTTACAATATTTCTTCATCAGGGCATTTAAGAGCAACCTTTGGACAACCACTATTTTGCCAAGCAAGCAACCACTGAAAAATAAAGGAtctaaaatgcattttttgaggATCCAAAGCTTAAGTTTTAcatgtttaaactaaataatatataaaaaacaacaacaaaaaattaaagaacctttttatgattttttgctGCTTTCAAATAAACATCAACAGCAGCATGGCAACACTAAAAACATCAATGACATCACCAAACAACAGAAGAAGCATTGCACTAAAATatcaacttttaatttactaaaacttaaacaaaactgGATTCTGactaaatgaaaataaagtttaactttattcCACAAATTTAATAAGAAAGCAGTGTGCCTCTATTATAGAAGTGTATAGTAAATGaccggggttgatatttgactggggccggggccaggtttgataaaatatagcgtGGGCTGGGTTTGTGACaagggctgcataaacatttatacatcctaaagtactttttaaattcaaaatttatgttatactttgtatatatatgcatatataaacatcattatgatcaacatgatcatcataatcatcatcatcatcatcatcatcatcatcatcatcatcatcatcatcatcatcatcatcatcatcatcatcatcatcatcatcatcatcatcatcatcatcataatcatcatcatcatcatcatcatcatcatcatcatcatcatcatcatcatcatcatcatcatcatcatcatcatcatcatcatcatcatcatcatcatcatcatcatcatcatcatcatcatcatcatcgtcatcatcttCTCTTTCaccaaatactacaccatataaatactaaagtttatataaatatgaaaggatattctatgccagcatctaaataattAGCAAACATATGTTTTTACTCATAATATGCATAAAGCGCATCTTAGAAGCTTTTATTCTTCCTGAattaaaagtttggaagcttttattccctactattcaattttaagtcaaaccTGATTGTACTCCATATTTTTCACCATgttgagcagttgctttattagtcatttatttcatcttttttacaagaacatttatcttaagaacaaatgtacttttattattccaaaAAGACAATGGAAAAAAGGTCCAGTCTtatgttaagctctgttattctcagtttactaaattttgtatcttatatcagatgttaggttctcgagacttttggttagtcttcAACTTTGTCATttactaaagtaagtctaacatttaatcttattaattatataatatttaataatatttaacttttaaaaagtgctaaataagtggttccaatttttcaaaactctagaaaacacatTGACCTCTCCAACTACCCTACAATtagtcttcactctgttattagtttctttatataaaggtttttagattattaaattatttcttactaaCTGCAATAACAAAGTTATTCTTAAAGCCCTACActcttatttatttcaaataactttaagggtaccacaaggtatcttgtggtacccttaaatCTTTGATgctgtattgttttttatctacaatatcaatcttcatgaaaatttaacatttaaagtgTCTCTATTTATtgacaactcaactttatactttgtctttacaaaaaatcttcactttttgattgcttagaacaagcagctgatttttaatttgatctctcttctgtaacagcctaaggcttgctgtggcttatggatttaaattctggacttaaaatctgcaatttttgttagccaacaaaactcatttatttactgcaaaaaaatattgcaataatgttGGTGTATCTATATTGATGAACaacaaccctcttactctcagacaaagtctaaaagcacattgtaaatgtaatgcggtcgtggtgtagtggtagagcacttacgtcataagcaagaggtaccgagtttgatccccaccaagTCCCTGGTAGTATCGCACTCATTGTGTTTCTCTGTGCAGCAGCCTTGGTTGTCAGGGTCCGTGCTTTGAAGTTAtatagttgagagagggttataaccacagtAAGTAGCTGCCTTGTCTGAAGTGGCGTTTTTAGCcttagggaggtgaattaacatataaaaataaataaataaataaattagacctgctttatctgccaagcttgaaccactctcccattgttttaaggttgcatttctttctttttctacaaatacaatcataGTCAATGTTCAAACAAGCTATCGTCTCTATtacgataaaccaaaactcattcttgcttttttcttattaaacaagttgcatccttttactgtatctgtccctccatgttataaaaacttttattaatccaatttttttccttgcatatcaaaaaaaacattataactatgatccatcttcatgtttttcttttatatacaacctacaacttttcaagtcttcagttaaccattttctagtatttttacttattctctattttaaagtaacttataacCTAATAGTGGctgcttgcaatcttgttggaagtaaatcaGAGTttgaaaatgtataaatatatgtcagtatttaataaatagtaaatgtaagcataaaattataacatataaagtattataaatttttgaaaaatttgcgTAACAttcttctaaatttaaaattatacaatgcaatataattgtataattggagatgtatataaaatgtatgtaGCTTTCTCTACACCAATCCCACATTTCTTAGGTGAATTGTCTAGAACTAATCCCACATTTCTCAGGTGAATTGTCTAGAACTAATCACACATTTCTCAGGTGAATGATCGGAATGGTTGTAAAAATGTCGTTGCTAGAAGTTGTTTGTACAAAACCTTGCAATGCAATTGTTGAAGTAAGGTTAAttaactctttaaaattttttaatacaacagTTTCCATTGTGTTGCAAATTATCAGAGTGTGCATTGTGTAGCAGATTAACAGACAATTGTATATTCTATCCTATTACTTTCCATAAAGTaatgaacaaaataattcaAGGTTGGTTGACATTGAGGTTGATTATTCCAATGTAAACTTTGTACAggattttgtattaaaaacttagCAAAAATCTAGCAAAGTCTACTAGTATTGAATTATGATTACATCACAATTTACTTTTTAGGTGCTGCAAATATGCTGTTTGATTTTCAGCTATGTAGTATATGTAGTAATTGTCTCTTTTTTTGATCAATTTGTTGAAAGGTTCTCTCAATATAAACAGTTTTAgtataaactaattttgaaagATCTTTATTGTCTAAAGGGCTGgtatttttaaagctaaaagCTTGTACTCACCAATGCATACTGAGTGCAAGACCTAAACCAACTTTAACTGAAATACACAACTTTAGTCTAAGTTCacaaaaacaagaaaactaaATCTTgatatcaaaagaaattttaataaaataacataaagatactacattaataaatttttaaaaataacacaaagatactacattaataatttctttgtCAAGTAGGtgactaaataaatttacaaaatattctttaatttattttgtgtttgttaGATGGATTGGAACAAAAAGTTCCATCATATAAAACCTAAAATCTATCCAAAcctttttatagttatatatatataatttatatataacttatttttttgaagttacaTATCTTTTTCTGTTAGttccttaaaaaattttattttcttgattCAGGTAAGCTATACTTCATTACAATTATaatctatttaatatttctttaacattttaaactaaattaaagatTCCACTAAAGTGTTTTGACTAAATAAACAcgtattatacatattttttatggataaatacaataaaaacagcaaaaaatataaataagtagtgattaacaaatatatatatatatatatatatatatatatatatatatatatatatatatatatatatatatatatatatatatatatatatatatataaagatatataaagataaataactCAATAGAAATTTGTAACCTTAAATCTggatataatcataaaaaatgctAAGTGCCATAAAAAGAGTGAAACAATAAACTTATAGATTTTAGTTTtctgtaaaactaaaaacttatttgatttgagcaaataatttttattttatataaatgtatttaatttatgcattttatttaatttgatgaAATTCAGATCCCCATCTTAATTCTTAATGCAAATGTTGCCTTTAGACTGATAATATTTATACCTGTGCTGCAGCTTTTCCTTTTCCCATTCCCAAGTCTTGACGTACCACAAGAACCATTTTATACTCCCCAGAATCAACAAAAgtaatcttaataaaaaatttacaacacaaaaaaataaaaataaaaaacatgtattaaaaaaaacaacaaattcataaaatactaaactcaaacaaatttataaaacatgatacaagataaaagtataatatacaaataatacatataacacatttaaacatttaaggaGCTATCCATtaaatgtcaacaaaaaaatggAAGGGGGTCAAGATTTTGATAACTATTGACAAGGAGAGAACACAGTTAAACAACATATGTTTTGGATACCTTGcctatatattttctatttaaaataaaaaatctttgcaaaaacaaacaaacaaaaaacaatatataacgAATGATTTACCATTGATTTTGCcatacataaaatataagaaacagattatataaaacttcaaacaaaaaagaattatctatttttataaaccaataAGAACTCAACTCGAACAtaacttcttaaaattttataagattaTATAGTTTACTtaagataaagataaaaatttaataaaaattacctcattaataaaaattacccCATTAATGTTACCTCAGGCAGTTTATCATCAGCTATTGGTTGGAATGATTTTCTTTTCTGAATTCCAAAATATAGAGCAACCAGTATTCCACTAATGAATCCCACTAAAGCGCTTATGACAACAGTAAACTCAACAAATGCCATTGTGATTTTTAAGCTATTGtagtaaaagaaaaacacaaaaataaagagaaacttcaaaaacatattatttaatcacaaatataaaatttaattaatgatttcTCAAAATTGCTGCTGGTATACAGTGCAACAGTTTTATTCTACAGATTTAAAACATTAGACAGTTTTACTCCAGCAATAgtcagataaaataaatttctataaattcagatttaataaatttcaataaattagatttaataaaatgctATTCATTTGTCAGTAAGTCTACTTGAACAAGAAATGTGTTTATTGAAACCTACCATACCAAGTAAAGTTTccatatttttgatgatttctTAGAATAAACAGTATGTGTAATCAAAATAGAGCAAACAAAAAACAGGTAAAGAGACATAAATAAACTTAACTATGCTGGACTAtgattttgcaataaaaaatttaagtttgttaattttactgtagatgtaatgaaaatatattaaatttcacttcttctaacaaaaatttacatattgaattcaatatgtaaattttacatattgaattcaatatgtaaatttttgttagaagAAGTGAAATTTATGTCTCTTTACCTGTTTTTTGTTTGCTCTATTTTGTACTCATGTTTTGTACTCATGTTTGTTTCTCATATTGTACTAAAATCAATAATGCTTATTGATTTTAGTACAATATGATATTGAATATCATATTGTACTAAAATCAATAAGCATGTGATTCCTAATAAGGTGCAAGAATAAAGGAAAAATCGAAAGCTTAGTACGCAATTTTCTCTTGTATAAAGCACCCTAAAGTAAAGATTGTTGaaacaattattaaagttaagtaaaaaaaattattgaggtctaaatattttttattctttcacaTGTATCACTTGCAAAAAGAATCGTAAAATATTGGCAGTGTCTACGCGTCCGGCGACCGAACACAAATATCTTCTGCACTATTTGTCCGGCGAGCGTACCATGTGACCAACCGGACAAATAGTGACAGGGATATACGTTAGGAGAGTATTTA
Above is a window of Hydra vulgaris chromosome 10, alternate assembly HydraT2T_AEP DNA encoding:
- the LOC124816641 gene encoding peptidyl-tRNA hydrolase 2, mitochondrial isoform X2, whose product is MAFVEFTVVISALVGFISGILVALYFGIQKRKSFQPIADDKLPEITFVDSGEYKMVLVVRQDLGMGKGKAAAQCCHAAVDVYLKAAKNHKKWLLAWQNSGCPKVALKCPDEEILKALYIHAKTLGVDAQIISDAGRTQIPSGSKTVLGLGPAPADLINKITGHLKLY